One part of the Deltaproteobacteria bacterium HGW-Deltaproteobacteria-4 genome encodes these proteins:
- a CDS encoding DUF454 domain-containing protein, translating to MALIKPRRRTTPPTPSRLLRALFLGIGVLSTTLGVLGIFLPLLPTVPLLLLAAACFARSSPRCYTWLLDHPRLGPMVSDYLDGNGIPLRAKVWAILLLWMSISLSALFLVPILLVQMALFSVAAGVTLYLLRLPTRNEDEN from the coding sequence ATGGCACTGATTAAACCGCGGCGGAGGACTACTCCCCCAACTCCATCCCGGCTGCTGCGCGCCCTGTTCCTTGGAATCGGGGTCCTGTCAACGACTCTCGGCGTCCTCGGCATCTTCCTCCCCCTCCTCCCGACCGTACCGTTGCTGCTGCTGGCGGCGGCCTGTTTTGCGCGCAGTTCGCCGCGCTGCTACACTTGGCTCCTTGATCATCCCCGCCTTGGCCCGATGGTGAGCGATTACCTCGACGGCAACGGAATTCCCCTGCGGGCCAAGGTCTGGGCTATCCTCCTGCTGTGGATGTCGATTTCTCTCTCGGCTCTGTTCCTTGTCCCCATTCTACTGGTTCAGATGGCGCTTTTTTCCGTCGCCGCCGGCGTCACCCTCTATCTGCTGCGCCTGCCGACCCGCAATGAAGACGAGAATTGA
- a CDS encoding two-component system response regulator has translation MNKDKMLGKILVDAGIISEALLDQALKRQQEGENRLGHVLKEMGIVTEKDIAMVLARQFGFKTVHDLAKHSFSDELLALVDGDTALKRNIFPLKQEGKSLYLAIVDPFDMETIDNLAFRTGLRIIPCVTTPAEIQSVVHKYYLIGKTEAAGEQKENDNWWKILVVDDQELVRSAIIAALKREGYLVSEATNGAEGLKLACQQLPHLIISDTVMPRMDGFEMFRALQTQTTTRKVPVIALSSRATPEEEARLLDAGYFDFISKPINPVRLTSRVRRALLICYGEHPPQS, from the coding sequence ATGAACAAAGACAAAATGTTAGGGAAAATTTTGGTCGATGCCGGAATTATCAGCGAAGCACTTCTGGATCAAGCCCTGAAAAGGCAGCAAGAGGGTGAAAACCGCTTGGGACATGTCCTGAAAGAGATGGGGATTGTCACCGAGAAGGACATCGCCATGGTTCTCGCCCGCCAGTTCGGCTTCAAGACCGTGCATGACCTGGCTAAGCACAGTTTTTCTGACGAGCTTCTGGCTCTGGTCGACGGCGATACGGCGCTCAAGCGTAATATCTTTCCCTTGAAACAGGAGGGAAAGTCCCTCTACCTGGCGATCGTCGATCCCTTCGACATGGAGACCATCGACAACTTGGCCTTTCGCACCGGGTTACGCATCATCCCCTGCGTCACGACACCGGCGGAAATTCAGAGCGTGGTCCACAAATACTACCTTATAGGAAAAACTGAAGCTGCCGGAGAACAAAAAGAAAACGACAATTGGTGGAAAATTTTAGTGGTCGACGACCAGGAGTTGGTGCGATCCGCCATTATCGCGGCGCTGAAACGCGAAGGCTACCTGGTGAGCGAAGCAACCAACGGTGCCGAGGGGCTCAAACTGGCCTGTCAACAACTCCCTCATCTGATCATTAGCGATACGGTCATGCCGCGGATGGATGGTTTCGAGATGTTTCGGGCGTTGCAAACGCAGACCACCACACGGAAGGTGCCGGTCATTGCCCTCTCCTCCCGTGCGACCCCTGAAGAGGAAGCACGGCTACTCGATGCCGGTTATTTCGATTTTATCTCCAAGCCTATCAATCCTGTTCGGCTCACCTCGCGGGTGCGCCGTGCCCTGCTCATTTGTTATGGCGAGCACCCGCCGCAGTCCTGA
- a CDS encoding SAM-dependent methyltransferase → MDQSNWNPAELLKLSGGYWSACALHAGVKLDLFSQTGTAADLAQATACDVRGLEMLLNALTALGLLNKDGEHYAPTAFAAEYLARHSPRYLGYIIMHHHHLMAGWSRLDEAVQSGAPLRGPISHAGSAAEQENFEMGMFNLAMQIAPSIVAKVDLHDRQRLLDLGGGPGTYAIQFCQANPQLIATVYDLATTRPFAAKTITNFGLDDRITFVAGDFISDDVPGGFDVAWLSHILHGQGLEGCAVILQRAVAALEPGGLLLVQEFILDDSMGGPLFPALFSLNMLLNTPQGQAYSQGQLEAMLRAAGVGSIRRLELDLPNGARVLAGIVA, encoded by the coding sequence ATGGACCAATCTAACTGGAACCCTGCCGAACTGCTAAAACTCTCGGGCGGTTACTGGAGCGCCTGCGCCCTGCACGCCGGGGTGAAACTCGACCTTTTCAGCCAGACCGGGACGGCCGCGGACCTCGCCCAAGCCACCGCCTGCGATGTGCGCGGGCTGGAAATGCTGCTCAATGCCCTGACGGCGTTGGGGCTGCTGAACAAAGATGGAGAGCATTATGCGCCGACCGCCTTTGCCGCCGAATACCTGGCCCGCCACTCTCCCCGCTACCTCGGCTACATCATCATGCACCACCATCACCTCATGGCCGGCTGGTCGCGCCTCGACGAAGCGGTGCAGAGTGGCGCCCCGCTACGGGGACCGATCTCCCACGCCGGCAGCGCCGCCGAACAGGAAAACTTCGAGATGGGGATGTTCAATCTCGCCATGCAGATCGCCCCGAGTATTGTCGCCAAAGTCGATCTGCACGACCGGCAGCGCCTCCTCGATCTCGGCGGCGGCCCCGGCACTTATGCCATCCAGTTCTGCCAAGCCAATCCGCAACTGATCGCCACCGTTTACGATCTCGCTACCACCCGCCCCTTTGCAGCAAAGACGATCACGAACTTCGGCCTCGACGACCGCATCACCTTTGTTGCCGGCGACTTCATCAGCGACGACGTCCCGGGTGGCTTCGATGTCGCCTGGCTCTCCCACATCCTGCACGGTCAGGGACTGGAAGGGTGTGCTGTCATCCTGCAGCGGGCGGTTGCGGCCCTCGAACCGGGGGGACTGCTGCTGGTGCAGGAGTTTATCCTTGACGACAGCATGGGCGGACCGCTCTTCCCGGCCCTCTTCTCCCTCAACATGCTGCTCAACACCCCGCAGGGACAGGCCTATTCGCAGGGACAACTGGAAGCGATGCTGCGTGCGGCAGGCGTCGGTTCGATCCGTCGGCTGGAGCTCGATCTCCCCAACGGCGCCAGAGTACTCGCCGGGATTGTCGCTTAG